The Pseudoliparis swirei isolate HS2019 ecotype Mariana Trench chromosome 1, NWPU_hadal_v1, whole genome shotgun sequence genome has a window encoding:
- the zbtb8b gene encoding zinc finger and BTB domain-containing protein 8B, whose product MEVPCYLPKLLLELNEQRKRDFFCDCSILVEGRVFKAHRNVLFAGSGYFRALLVHYLQDSGQRSSTASLDIVTADAFSIILDFLYSGRLALNRSNVIEVMSAGSYLQMTDLVNFCKGYIRSSLEICNKEKERKMETDGGTGPADSGTRAATVACGAAAVEPHSQAAGAEGGSRLSPKARTPSAVPVATTLSSNRDVDSDYHSREEFISGSEGQKGHMDQTNLSSSSSSALTPELVNPKIEYDPDEELTESPDTKDLASYPGTSLRNPHPGRLLPPSPSNERSPLGYSPSFNARQLMDILSRSEGPSPPGQRFNQGQGSSTGEGRMDDGLGFVGSSIMEIQSDWLGEETGDGLVVQVKLHKCPFCPYTAKQKGIMKRHIRCHTGERPFPCPMCGKRFTRQEHLRSHALNVHRHNWPVPCKSCRRTFTGSGVTPGLRRFGICDSCNCVTTTHEDIASAHPAGQAEPMDRGGVATDWSSFMDDVDEVEVGRVEDLVEKQVLERQLAVCTDVVNL is encoded by the exons ATGGAGGTGCCATGCTACCTGCCCAAACTGCTGTTGGAGCTCAATGAGCAGCGTAAGAGGGACTTCTTCTGTGACTGCAGCATCCTCGTTGAAGGCCGGGTCTTCAAGGCCCATCGGAACGTGCTGTTCGCTGGGAGCGGCTATTTCCGGGCTCTTCTGGTTCACTATCTGCAG GACAGTGGGCAGCGCTCCAGCACAGCATCGCTGGACATTGTGACAGCCGACGCCTTCTCGATTATCCTCGACTTCCTTTACTCTGGCCGCTTGGCCCTGAACAGAAGCAATGTCATCGAGGTGATGTCAGCGGGCAGCTACCTGCAGATGACCGACCTGGTGAACTTCTGTAAGGGATACATCCGCTCGTCACTGGAAATATGcaacaaggagaaggagaggaaaatgGAGACGGATGGAGGGACGGGTCCCGCAGACAGCGGCACTCGTGCTGCGACGGTCGCTTGTGGCGCAGCGGCTGTGGAGCCTCATTCACAGGCCGCAGGGGCCGAGGGAGGGTCGCGTTTAAGTCCGAAGGCCAGAACCCCCTCGGCCGTCCCCGTCGCCACAACTCTGAGCTCAAACAGAGACGTGGACAGCGACTACCACTCCAGGGAGGAATTCATATCTGGGAGTGAAGGACAGAAAGGACACATGGATCAGACAAACCTCtcgtcctcttcatcatctgctCTGACCCCCGAGTTGGTGAACCCCAAAATAGAGTACGACCCCGATGAGGAACTCACGGAGTCCCCTGACACCAAAGACCTGGCCTCGTATCCCGGGACCTCTCTCCGTAATCCTCATCCCGGCCGACTACTTCCTCCCTCTCCGTCCAATGAGCGCTCTCCCTTGGGATACAGCCCTTCTTTTAACGCCAGGCAGCTGATGGATATTCTGTCCCGAAGTGAAGGCCCCAGTCCGCCGGGACAGCGTTTCAACCAAGGGCAAGGTAGCAGCACCGGAGAAGGCAGAATGGATGATGGCTTAGGGTTCGTGGGGTCCTCCATCATGGAGATCCAGTCTGATTGGCTCGGAGAGGAAACAG GTGACGGTTTGGTGGTGCAGGTGAAACTCCACAAGTGCCCATTCTGTCCGTACACCGCCAAGCAGAAAGGGATCATGAAGAGACACATCCGCTGCCACACAGGAGAGAGGCCCTTCCCCTGCCCCATGTGCGGCAAGAGGTTCACCAGACAGGAGCACCTTCGCAGCCACGCCCTCAAC GTCCATCGGCACAACTGGCCGGTGCCGTGTAAGAGCTGCAGGCGGACCTTCACTGGATCCGGCGTGACACCGGGACTCCGACGCTTCGGCATCTGCGACAGCTGCAACTGCGTGACCACCACTCACGAGGATATCGCCAGCGCCCACCCGGCCGGCCAGGCGGAGCCCATGGATCGCGGGGGCGTGGCCACAGACTGGTCCAGTTTTATGGACGATGTCGACGAGGTGGAGGTGGGCAGAGTGGAGGACTTGGTGGAGAAACAGGTGCTTGAAAGGCAGCTGGCTGTCTGCACTGATGTGGTGAATTTGTAG
- the heyl gene encoding hairy/enhancer-of-split related with YRPW motif-like protein: protein MKRPHDYSSPDSDTDEFIDVGQEDGYCPVTGSMSPGSASQILARKKRRGIIEKRRRDRINHSLSELRRLVPSAFEKQGSSKLEKAEILQMTVDHLKLLHAMGGKGYFDARALAVDYRTLGFRECVGEVVRYISSLDGESPDPIGVRLISHLSHCASELDPLLLQSAPASAMPFPPWPWASFPQISPTSPASSSSPPFPSRRRDLALLGSYPSHASLRLGPLAGCQQGVPPLLAPAALATVHRLPSLAAAPVLASSRPTQSSPHSATRASPLHLHTPSSSSPSTSFSSSNSSSSAPLQVSFRPFAPLGSPTAQRRGLSGQAKSAQGWGTEIGAF from the exons ATGAAGAGGCCTCACGACTACAGCTCCCCCGACTCGGACACGGACGAGTTTATTGACGTGGGACAGGAAGACGGCTATTG CCCAGTCACGGGGTCCATGTCTCCTGGCAGCGCCTCGCAGATTCTGGCccgaaagaagagaagaggg ATCATAGAGAAGAGGCGCAGAGACCGGATCAACCATAGCCTGTCTGAGCTCAGGAGGCTGGTGCCCAGTGCTTTTGAAAAACAG gGCTCATCGAAGCTGGAAAAGGCGGAGATCCTGCAGATGACTGTGGACCACCTCAAACTCCTACATGCCATGGGAGGGAAAG gtTACTTTGATGCGAGGGCCCTGGCAGTCGACTACAGGACCTTGGGCTTTAGGGAGTGCGTTGGAGAGGTGGTGCGGTACATCAGCTCCCTCGACGGGGAGTCCCCGGACCCTATAGGAGTCCGCCTGATCTCCCACCTTTCTCACTGTGCAAGCGAGCTCGACCCCCTTCTCCTACAGTCGGCCCCGGCCTCCGCCATGCCCTTTCCTCCATGGCCTTGGGCATCTTTCCCTCAGATCTCCCCCACCTcaccggcctcctcctcctcacctcctttccCCAGTCGGCGAAGGGATCTGGCCCTACTGGGGAGCTACCCGTCACACGCCTCCCTCCGCCTCGGCCCCCTGGCCGGCTGCCAGCAGGGCGTTCCGCCACTCCTTGCGCCTGCAGCCCTGGCCACCGTCCACAGGTTGCCCTCTCTGGCGGCGGCCCCGGTCCTGGCCTCCTCCAGACCAACCCAGTCGTCTCCTCACAGCGCCACCAGGGCCTCGCCCCTTCACCTCCAcaccccttcctcttcctctccttctacctctttctcttcttctaatTCATCATCTTCCGCCCCACTGCAGGTCTCTTTCAGGCCTTTTGCACCTCTGGGGTCTCCCACAGCTCAGCGCAGGGGCTTGAGCGGACAAGCCAAGTCAGCCCAGGGATGGGGGACTGAGATCGGAGCTTTCTGA
- the LOC130193970 gene encoding plasma kallikrein-like, with the protein MMFSRILTGLRTKKMETHLILGVLLSICSLSFSQECDQLPHENIDFAGTDIKFVFSPDANHCQQLCTQHPACLFFTFVREDWTKDNRHFYCYLKTTPSGQPNVRTPLLGVTSGFSLKLCNPSPRRPTQQPCLPKVYQNVDFPGSDYRTLFTADYEECQRACTQDPACQFFTFVNVGYTSEKIRYKCFLKFSWAVPILPVVQRKTNVVSGFSRDSHPTQGSKPACRRKLFPSTEIQGNVLATVQAASPEHCQVLCSAHSICTFFTFVRNNFNCQLKENKIEMVLRAKEGVTSGLPARFCQADESWLQVTHENVDFQTSDIRYELMDDASTCQLTCNEDANCQFFTYAKATLSDVMYTRRRCYLKRAITMPAPPKVTKLANVVSGFQQRNCLNFDSHSVA; encoded by the exons atgatgttttcAAGAATCCTCACTGGCCTCAGAACCAAGAAGATGGAAACACATCTGATTTTGGGGGTTCTCCTGTCTATCTGCAGCCTCTCCTTTAGTCAAG AATGTGATCAACTGCCTCATGAGAATATAGATTTCGCTGGAACAGACATCAAATTCGTCTTTTCTCCTGATGCCAATCACTGTCAGCAGCTTTGCACCCAGCACCCCGCCTGCCTCTTCTTCACCTTTGTTCGTGAGGACTGGACCAAGGACAACAG GCACTTCTACTGCTACCTGAAGACCACTCCCTCTGGACAGCCCAATGTTCGGACTCCGCTGTTGGGCGTCACCTCTGGATTTTCTCTCAAACTCTGCAACCCATCTCCACGTCGGCCCACACAAC AGCCTTGTCTGCCTAAGGTTTACCAGAACGTAGACTTCCCAGGGTCAGACTACCGCACCTTGTTCACGGCCGACTATGAGGAGTGTCAGAGAGCCTGCACACAGGATCCCGCCTGCCAGTTCTTTACTTTCGTCAATGTGGGCTACACATCAGAGAAGATCAG GTACAAGTGCTTCCTTAAATTCAGCTGGGCGGTACCAATACTACCTGTTGTTCAACGCAAAACTAATGTAGTATCTGGATTTTCCCGAGATTCACACCCAACTCAAGGATCTaaaccag CATGTAGGAGAAAGCTTTTCCCAAGCACTGAAATCCAAGGAAATGTCCTTGCGACTGTTCAGGCTGCCTCTCCTGAACACTGCCAGGTTCTGTGCTCCGCTCATTCAATCTGCACCTTCTTCACTTTTGTCAG gaacaacttcaattgtcagctgaAGGAAAACAAAATTGAAATGGTGCTCAGAGCCAAAGAAGGAGTGACATCTGGATTACCAGCACGGTTCTGTCAGGCGGATGAAA GCTGGCTTCAGGTCACTCATGAAAACGTAGATTTCCAGACCAGTGACATTCGATACGAGCTGATGGACGATGCAAGCACTTGCCAGCTGACCTGTAATGAGGATGCCAACTGCCAGTTCTTCACCTATGCCAAAGCAACGTTATCCGACGTCATGTACACTAG GCGCCGCTGCTACCTCAAGCGTGCCATCACCATGCCTGCTCCTCCTAAAGTTACCAAACTGGCCAATGTTGTTTCAGGCTTCCAACAGAGGAACTGCTTGAACTTTGATTCACACTCTGTTGCTTAG